A DNA window from Candidatus Poribacteria bacterium contains the following coding sequences:
- a CDS encoding aminotransferase class III-fold pyridoxal phosphate-dependent enzyme produces MNSTSGGRCVEESWKLYDQAVKVIPMATQTHSKAPREKLRGVEPCFIVRGEGCRVWDLDGNEYIDLRNALGPVTLGYRFPAVDEAIRRQLESGVLFSYPHPLEVEVAERLVKLIPCAERVRFLKTGGEAMAATHRLARAFTGRDLILTCGYHGWVNTTSRPGVPEPIRSTYRALPWGDATPYVEAFKASPKGIAAVSVACNYADIERGHIFLADLRELTERYGALLIFDEIVTGFRLSVGGAQEYFGVTPDLAVFSKGIANGVPLSCYVGRAEVMERVKEVVISSTFGGDTLGLAAARAVLDVYEREDVIGTFWKRGRQLHEGFNERCRRLGVPVGFRGLPPTGQLVFEHPDAGRNGDLFLRFNAEVLKRGVIIYTVCYPNYSHTEADIDEAVEVMGEALEVMKTEGLFD; encoded by the coding sequence ATGAATTCAACATCCGGAGGTCGATGCGTTGAGGAGTCCTGGAAACTGTATGATCAAGCCGTGAAGGTTATCCCGATGGCGACCCAGACACATTCCAAGGCGCCTCGGGAGAAACTGCGCGGGGTGGAGCCATGCTTCATCGTCCGGGGTGAAGGTTGTCGTGTGTGGGATCTCGACGGCAACGAATATATCGATCTCCGAAACGCCCTGGGACCCGTCACGCTGGGCTATCGGTTCCCGGCCGTGGACGAGGCTATCCGTCGGCAATTGGAGAGCGGCGTCCTCTTCAGCTATCCGCATCCGCTGGAGGTGGAGGTCGCCGAACGTCTGGTCAAGCTTATCCCCTGTGCCGAGCGGGTGAGATTTCTCAAGACGGGCGGCGAGGCGATGGCCGCCACGCACCGGCTGGCCCGAGCGTTTACGGGCCGCGACCTGATCCTCACCTGCGGATATCACGGCTGGGTCAATACGACCTCCCGCCCCGGAGTGCCGGAACCCATCCGGTCCACCTATCGGGCGTTGCCCTGGGGCGATGCGACGCCCTATGTGGAGGCGTTTAAAGCCTCCCCGAAGGGGATCGCCGCCGTGAGCGTGGCGTGTAACTATGCCGATATCGAAAGGGGACACATCTTCCTGGCCGATCTGAGGGAGCTGACGGAGCGATACGGTGCCCTCCTGATCTTCGACGAGATAGTGACGGGATTTCGCCTGAGCGTGGGCGGGGCGCAGGAGTATTTCGGCGTCACACCCGATCTGGCGGTGTTTTCAAAGGGGATCGCCAACGGCGTTCCGCTCTCCTGCTATGTGGGACGGGCTGAGGTTATGGAGCGTGTGAAGGAGGTCGTGATATCCTCCACCTTCGGAGGCGATACGCTCGGATTGGCGGCAGCTCGGGCCGTGTTGGACGTGTATGAGAGGGAAGACGTGATAGGAACCTTTTGGAAACGCGGCAGACAGCTTCACGAAGGATTCAACGAACGTTGCCGACGTCTGGGGGTACCGGTAGGCTTCCGGGGACTGCCGCCCACAGGACAACTGGTGTTCGAACATCCCGACGCCGGACGCAACGGCGATCTCTTCCTACGGTTCAACGCCGAGGTGCTGAAACGGGGCGTCATCATCTATACGGTGTGTTACCCGAACTACTCGCATACGGAGGCCGATATCGACGAGGCGGTGGAGGTGATGGGCGAAGCGCTGGAGGTGATGAAAACTGAGGGGTTGTTCGATTGA